The sequence GGACACGTGGAGGATGTTCTCCACGTCGGTGACGAGCTTCGCGCCCCACGGGCCGATGACCGCGCCCGCCGTGAGGTAGCCCAGCACCGACCCCAACCCGAGCCGCTTGAACAGAGGCACCGCCACCACCGCCGCCCCAAGGAACACCAGTGCCTGATGCAGGAAGGACATGGCGCTCTTCCTCGCACGGACGGTGTGGCGGCGGCAAACGGGGTCAGGCCGGCCGGGCACATGGAGCCTGGAACCTGCCCGTTCAGGCAGGCCCGGGCTCTGGTGGACCCACCGTTCCGGCGAGGTCCACCCGAGGCAGGGCCCTCCTTTCCGGCTGGACAGCGCTGGAAGGAACGTTCGTTCCGGCGAGGTCTGGCGCACCGCGCCGGCTCGACTGTGCTCGCGGCAGGTGCGAGTTCTCCTCGTCGGGGCAGCCGACGCAGTGGAAGGAACGTTCATTCCACCCCTCGCCTGGCGGCCGGTACGGCGGAAGGAACGTTCATTCCACCCCTCGCCCGGCGGCCGGTACGGCGGAAGGAACGTTCATTCCGCCCCTCGCCCTGCGGGCGATGCTGCGGAAGGAGCGTTCATTCCGCCCCTGGCCGACGGGGGTAGGCTTAGCCATGTCCTTGCAGGCATTCGGACGCGGCGCGTCCCCGCCTGGACGGCCGACTCGTGGAAGGAACGTTCGTTCCGCCCCTTCGCCGGCCAGGGGAGCGGGGAGGGCACCCCACCCCGCGCCGGGCCCGGGCTCAGCTGTGCTGGCAGAAGCGCGCCACCGTCTGGAGCAGGTGGGCCATCTCCACGGGCTTGCGCAGCAGTCCCGCGGCGCCGGTGGGCAACTCGTGGATATGACTCGCGGTCATGATGAGCACCGGCACCAGGGACTGTGTGCCGGTAATGCGCAGGCGTTCCAGGAACTCGTAGCCCGTCAGCACCGGCATCATCAAATCGAGCAGGACGAGGCACGGCTGCCGCAGGCCGGCGAGCACGTTGAGCCCCTCCTGGCCGTTGCTGGCACTGGAGACGACATAGCCCTCCAGCTCCAGCAGCTCGGCGACCGCTTCACGGATGTCCTGGTCATCCTCCACCACGAGGATGGAGTGCTGGGCGTGCTCGCGGCGCATGTTCCCCACCCCAACCGGGCCGAGAGGTTGATTGCCGGAATGGTACCTCCATTCCGGGACGCTGTCCTCCGGCGGTCTGCGGGCACGTTCGCCCAGAACACCCGGGCTACTCGTCCTCCTGCTGGCCGAAGAGCAGTCGCAGCAGCGGCAGGTCCTCGGAGTTGGAGAAGACGTAGACGTGGTCTCCCGTCTGGAAGGTGGTGTCGCCGCGGGGCGCCATCAGTTCCTGCCCTCGCACCAGCAGCATGACGGCCGAGCCCGGAGGGAAGGGCAGGTCGGAGATGCGCTCGCCGGCCACCGCCGACGCGGAGCCGATATAGAAGGCGCTCAGCTCGCCATTGAGGAGCTGCGTGGAGGCAATCTCCAGCACGGCCGGAGGCGGCTCGGGGGCGTTGGAGGCGAGCCCCAGCCGCCGCGTCACCCACGGCACGGTGGCGCCGGGGATGAGCCCGTTCACCACCACGATGAAGAAGACGATGGTGAAGACCTCACGGGCCCCGTGCGTGCCGGACAGCACGGGGAAGGTGGCGAGGATGATGGGCACCGCGCCGCGCAGTCCCACCCAGCCGGTGAAGAGAATCTCCCGCGCGGGAAAGCGGAACGGCAAGAGGCACAGCAACACCGCGACGGGACGCGCGACGAAGGCGAGCACCAGCGCGAGGCCCAGCCCCTCCAGTGCGACTCCGAGGAGCTTCCCGGGGAAGACGAGCAGCCCGAGCACGAGGAACATGCCCACCTGGGACAGCCACGCGAGCGCGTCGTGGATGCGCAAAAGGCCCGTGC comes from Pyxidicoccus parkwaysis and encodes:
- a CDS encoding response regulator; the encoded protein is MRREHAQHSILVVEDDQDIREAVAELLELEGYVVSSASNGQEGLNVLAGLRQPCLVLLDLMMPVLTGYEFLERLRITGTQSLVPVLIMTASHIHELPTGAAGLLRKPVEMAHLLQTVARFCQHS